From Halomicrobium salinisoli, the proteins below share one genomic window:
- a CDS encoding 30S ribosomal protein S27ae: MARNEYYDDDGDATKEQCPRCGDSFLADHDDRQHCGKCGYTEWK; this comes from the coding sequence ATGGCCCGCAACGAGTACTACGACGACGACGGCGACGCGACCAAGGAGCAGTGCCCCCGCTGTGGCGACAGCTTCCTCGCGGACCACGACGACCGCCAGCACTGCGGCAAGTGCGGCTACACCGAGTG